The Streptomyces sp. NBC_00659 genomic interval CGGACGGTGTCGAGCGGATGAACGCGCCGTTCTTCCACTGCCACTTGGCGTTCTGCCTCAGGTCGGGGCAGCAACTCGGTACGTCGGCCGAGGAGTAGCCGAGCAGCGTGGCGGTGACGTCTCCGTCGCCGACCGCGAAGTCCGTGACGCTGAGGCGGTCCTTGGGGTCGATCAGGGTCGCGACGACCCGGGGCCGCTGTGCTCCCTCGGCCTGGGTGAGGACGTAGACGCCGCTGGGCGGGGTGCCCGAGCCGGCGTCGCAGCGGACGACGGCCACGGTCTCCGGGCGGCCGTCGCCGTCCAGGTCTCCGGAGGCCTTCTTCTCGACGAGGACCTTGACGGGTCCGCAGACGATCGGGAAGTCGACGCCGGTCGGGTCGGGGGCTGCCGCCGGTGCCGTCGCCGCGCTGGGGCCTGCGCCGGGCTGGGCCGCCGTCGCCGGGTCGGGCTGGACGAGGGAGGACAGCGCCACGACTCCGGCGATGGCGGTGGCCGTGGCGACCCACTGGATGGGGCTGGTCTGCGTGTGTGCCAGTTCCGGGACAACGGATTGCTGCACTTGGGGTTTCTCCCGCGAGGGCTGTGCCGGTGGGGTGGGTGTCCCGCATGGTGCCACACGTCACAGGCTGGCGGAACGGCGGGGTCCGGACTTGTGGGGCGTTCCGGCGCGGTCTTCGGCGGGGCCCCTGCACGGCTCCGGCCGGGACGCCGGGAGGGGTCCGGAGGGGCGCGCTGTCCGCCGGGTCCCGGCGGGCCTTGGCGCTGTGCCCACGGGCCGTGGCGCTGTGCCCAGGGGGGATGGCGGGGCGGTCGTCGGGGCTCGGGTGCGGTTCGGTCCCGGGGACGCGTGCGTGAGGGGCGTGTACGGGGCTGCCGTCGGCGGCGTCGGCCGCCGACGGGCTGCAGGTCGGCGAACGGGCTGCAGGCCGACGGCGGACTCCGGGCCGGCAGCAGACTGCGGGCCTACGGCGGGTGGACTGCAGGCCGGCGGCGCTGTCTCGGACGCCCGCCGACCGGCCGGAGACAGTGCTGGAGGAACCCCGGCGTCGCTCCGCCGCGGCCCTGCGGCAGGCCCGTGCCGTGGGCGTTGCGGGAGGCACTCCGGGAGGCCTGTCGGCGCGCTCCGCGGTCCCCCACCGCCCAGGCCGCCGGGGGACCGCCGGGCTTTCGCCCGGCGCACCTCGTTGCCTCTTGGCAGACCTTGCCCGCGGACCTCACGGCCCGTCGGCTGCCTTGTGAACGGCCCGCCGGCCGGGCTCGGGGGCCGGTCGCCTCGGCTTCCCGGGTCCGTCCACCGGTTTCTGGTGGCGGGTCAGCCGGTGTGCCAACACCAAAACACTGTGGCCGAGTTCCCGGAGGGTTCCGGGAACTCGGCCACAGGCGTGGTGTGTTGGGTACGTCAGCGGGCGGCGCCGCCGTCGGCGTTGGGACCGGAGTAGTCCTCGCCGTACGCGCCCTTGGCGGGGCGGCGGCGGCGCATGGGCGGCTCGACGCCGTCCGCGAGGCGGCGGGCGGTCAGCAGGAAGCCGGTGTGGCCGATCATGCGGTGGTCCGGGCGGACGGCCAGGCCCTCGATGTGCCAGTTGCGGATCATCGATTCCCAGGCGGTCGGCTCGTTGAAGCAGCCGATCTCGCGGATGGATTCGACGGTCCGGGCGAGCTGGGTGGTCGTCGCCACGTAGCAGCAGAGGATGCCGCCGGGGACGAGCGCCTTGGAGACGGCCTCCAGGCACTCCCAGGGAGCGAGCATGTCGAGGATGACCCGGTCGACGTCGGCGTCGCTCAGGTTGTCCTGGAGGTCGCCGACGGTGAGCTGCCAGGCGGGGTGGGGTCCGCCGAAGTAGCGCTCCACGTTCTGCTGGGCGATCTCGGCGAAGTCCTCGCGGCGCTCGTAGGAGTGCAGCATGCCCTGGTCGCCGATGGCGCGCAGCAGGAAGCTGCTCAGCGAGCCGGAGCCGACTCCCGCTTCCACGACGCGGGCGCCGGGGAAGATGTCGGCGAAGGCCAGGATCTGCCCCGCGTCCTTGGGGTAGACCACGGCGGCGCCGCGGGGCATGGACAGGACGTAGTCGGGGAGCAGGGGGCGCAGCGCGAGATAGGCGACGTTTCCCGTGGTGCGGACAACGCTGCCCTCGGGAGCGCCGATCAGCTCGTCGTGGGGGAAGGAACCCTTGTGGGTGTGGAAGTTCTTCCCGGCCTCGAGCGTGAACGTGTAGTGGCGGCCCTTGGGGTCGGTCAGCTGAACCTGGTCCCCGACCTTGAAGGGCCCGCGCCTGCGGGCGGCACCGGTCGGTTCGGACATGTGAACAGCCTACCGGTCCCCGGCGGGGCCGCCGACCACGGTCAGGAGGGGCGGGCCATGGCTTTGACGAAGGCGCGTTCCACGTCGGCGGCGGACAGGACGCCGTAGATCTCGCCGGAGTCCTCGACGACGAGGTACTCGGTGGCGGGGCTGGCGCGCAGGACGTCGAGGAGGTCCTCTCCGGCGAGTTCGGCGGAGACCCGCATGCCGTCGGTGAGGTCCTGGGCGAGGCCGCTGACGGCGACCCAGGGGCGGCGGTGTTCGGGGACGCCGACGATGGCGGCTTCGCGGACCAGGGAGAGGGGTTCGCCGTCGGCGTCGACGACGACGAGGGCGCGGGCGCCGACGTCGTTGGCGCGGCGCAGTGCCTCGGAGAGGGGGGTGGTGGTCTCGACGGGGACGGCGCGGCGGGTGAGGGAGCGGGCGCGCAGTTCCGGCAGGTGTTCGCGCAGGCGGGCCATGCGGAGGCTGTTGCCGGCGCCGGTCCAGATGATGGCGGCGAGGATGGCGGCGAGGAGGGCGTCGGTGATGGTGTCCATGCTGCCGGCGTTCTCGGGGGCCGCGCCGAGTGTCTCGGACTGGGTGAGGAGGGGCAGTCCGACGAGTACGGAGACGGCGAGGGCGCGGCCGACCCATGCGGCGGCGACGGTGCCGCTCATGGCTCTGCCGGTGATCTTCCAGACGACGGCGCGGAGCATGCGGCCGCCGTCGAGGGGGAGGCCCGGGAGGAGGTTGAAGGCGGCGACGATGAGGTTGGAGATCATCAGGCCGGCGAGCAGGACGCCGGGGACGGTGCCGGGCTCGACGGGCAGCATGGCGAGGTAGAAGAGGCCGGACAGGACGAGGGAGAGGAGGGGGCCGACGAAGGCGAGGACGAATTCGCGGCCGGGGGTCTCGGCTTCCTTCTCGATCTCGGAGACGCCGCCGAAGAACTGGAGCTGGATGCGGCGGACCGGGAGTTTGAAGCGGAGGGCGGCGACGGTGTGGGCGAGTTCGTGGACGAGTACGGAGGCGTAGAAGGCGACGGCGAAGAAGAGGGAGACGAGGTAGCGGGCCGCGCCGAGTTCGGGCAGGACGCGGTCGAGCTGGCCGCCGAAGACCCAGGTGATCAGGGCGGCTACGAGGAACCAGCTGGGTGCGACGTACACGGGTACGCCGAAGGGCCGGCCCATGAGGAGTCCGCCTCCGGGTTCCTTGGGCCGGCGCGGGGGGCGTCCTTTGGTGGTGCCGGTGCGGCGGGCGCCGGTGAGCCCGTCCTGGTCCTGGCCCTGGATCCGGCCGAAGGCCGGCTCGG includes:
- a CDS encoding tRNA (adenine-N1)-methyltransferase; translated protein: MSEPTGAARRRGPFKVGDQVQLTDPKGRHYTFTLEAGKNFHTHKGSFPHDELIGAPEGSVVRTTGNVAYLALRPLLPDYVLSMPRGAAVVYPKDAGQILAFADIFPGARVVEAGVGSGSLSSFLLRAIGDQGMLHSYERREDFAEIAQQNVERYFGGPHPAWQLTVGDLQDNLSDADVDRVILDMLAPWECLEAVSKALVPGGILCCYVATTTQLARTVESIREIGCFNEPTAWESMIRNWHIEGLAVRPDHRMIGHTGFLLTARRLADGVEPPMRRRRPAKGAYGEDYSGPNADGGAAR
- a CDS encoding site-2 protease family protein is translated as MDESGGSGQPRSGTGEATERHGRPSASTGPASDAHPGPAGPETTGPDPTAPDHDSRTRTQSGTDTGTRAASEPPARSEDTPRPGDEAPDQAETGPHDSTTDRGPHDSSTDRGRPGPEATPAPAPETTAHPEPARDPLAKTPASTERTEEIAAHGEPSQPAEPSEPAFGRIQGQDQDGLTGARRTGTTKGRPPRRPKEPGGGLLMGRPFGVPVYVAPSWFLVAALITWVFGGQLDRVLPELGAARYLVSLFFAVAFYASVLVHELAHTVAALRFKLPVRRIQLQFFGGVSEIEKEAETPGREFVLAFVGPLLSLVLSGLFYLAMLPVEPGTVPGVLLAGLMISNLIVAAFNLLPGLPLDGGRMLRAVVWKITGRAMSGTVAAAWVGRALAVSVLVGLPLLTQSETLGAAPENAGSMDTITDALLAAILAAIIWTGAGNSLRMARLREHLPELRARSLTRRAVPVETTTPLSEALRRANDVGARALVVVDADGEPLSLVREAAIVGVPEHRRPWVAVSGLAQDLTDGMRVSAELAGEDLLDVLRASPATEYLVVEDSGEIYGVLSAADVERAFVKAMARPS